In the genome of Conger conger chromosome 8, fConCon1.1, whole genome shotgun sequence, one region contains:
- the LOC133134770 gene encoding zinc-binding protein A33-like, with product MSEGGDLMSVQFECPICLDIFSKPVSIPCGHSFCLACIGGYWNSTDLCLCPLCKESFQERPKLCINRSLAEVTEFFKKKRESGSEQPPARPGEVACDVCAGPRLRALRSCLVCLASYCETHLASHGARFTTHLLVDPVRNLEDRICQKHERLLDLFCKSDLRCVCVQCSKMDHRGHTIVSLEEAAHEFKTELGKSVTEVQLMIQERVRRVEEIRQSVELSNASAEREAAEGLQIIGTVLNSVAIAQAKLTAGIEEKQKAANRRAEGLVSDLDQEICDLKSRKSDMDQLLHTKDHIHFLQSFPPMSSLPRTKDWSNIIVHTDQCVGSSRAAVSQIEKTVNKLLQKLSDSELREVQQSAVDVTLDPSTANRWLVLTEDGKQVRIGSSEQALPDDPERFSHCTCVLGREGFSSGRHYWEVQVGDKTDWDLGVARQSVNRKGEIEVSPAEGYWTMCLRDGNKFSICANHSFTLSPGSRPRTVGVYVDYEAGRISFYNVDTRSHIYTFQGTFTGKLYPFFSPYLSEGEDNSAPLVISPIRTSLVD from the exons ATGAGTGAGGGCGGCGATCTTATGTCGGTGCAGTTTGAATGTCCCATATGCTTGGACATCTTCTCCAAGCCTGTGTCcattccctgtggacacagcTTCTGCCTGGCCTGTATCGGAGGCTACTGGAACAGCACCGACCTCTGCCTGTGTCCTCTCTGTAAGGAGTCTTTCCAGGAAAGGCCCAAGCTTTGCATCAACAGGAGCCTCGCCGAAGTCACCGAGTTTTTCAAGAAGAAGCGGGAGAGTGGCTCAGAGCAGCCCCCCGCCAGGCCCGGGGAAGTGGCCTGTGACGTGTGCGCGGGCCCCAGGCTCCGGGCCCTGCGGTCCTGCCTGGTGTGCCTGGCCTCGTACTGCGAGACGCACCTGGCCTCCCATGGCGCACGGTTTACCACGCACCTGCTGGTGGACCCGGTGAGGAACCTGGAGGATAGAATCTGCCAGAAGCACGAGAGGCTCCTGGACCTGTTCTGTAAGAGCGACCTGAGGTGTGTCTGCGTGCAGTGCTCAAAGATGGACCACAGGGGGCACACTATCGTTTCTTTAGAGGAAGCGGCCCATGAGTTTAAG ACTGAGCTGGGGAAATCTGTGACTGAGGTACAGCTTATGATCCAAGAGCGAGtgaggagggtggaggagatcaGGCAGTCTGTAGAGCTCAGTAAC gccagtgcagagagagaggctgcagAGGGGTTGCAGATCATCGGCACGGTGCTGAACTCTGTCGCCATCGCTCAGGCCAAGCTAACCGCGGGGATCGAGGAGAAGCAGAAGGCTGCAAACAGGCGGGCCGAGGGCCTCGTCAGTGATCTGGATCAGGAAATCTGTGATCTGAAGAGCAGAAAATCTGATATGGATCAGCTCTTACACACCAAGGACCACATCCACTTCCTGCAG AGTTTCCCTCCCATGAGCTCCCTGCCACGCACCAAGGACTGGTCGAACATCATTGTCCATACTGATCAGTGCGTCGGCAGTTCAAGGGCAGCAGTTTCTCAAATTGAGAAAACAGTTAATAAATTACTGCAAAAGTTGTCTGACAGTG AGCTGAGAGAAGTGCAGCAGAGTGCAG TCGATGTCACTCTGGACCCAAGCACAGCGAACCGCTGGCTGGTTCTGACCGAGGACGGGAAGCAGGTGAGGATCGGGAGCAGTGAACAGGCCCTCCCTGATGACCCGGAGAGGTTTAGCCACTGCACCTGCGTCCTGGGGAGAGAAGGCTTCTCTTCCGGCCGGCACTACTGGGAGGTGCAAGTGGGGGACAAGACGGATTGGGACTTGGGGGTGGCGAGGCAGTCCGTCAACAGGAAGGGGGAAATCGAGGTCAGCCCCGCGGAGGGCTACTGGACCATGTGTCTGAGAGATGGGAATAAGTTCAGCATCTGTGCCAACCACTCTTTCACCCTCTCCCCGGGCTCAAGACCGCGGACGGTGGGCGTATATGTGGATTATGAAGCAGGCCGGATCTCATTCTACAATGTCGACACCAGGTCCCACATCTACACTTTCCAAGGGACCTTCACCGGAAAGCTCTACCCCTTTTTCAGCCCTTATCTGAGTGAGGGTGAGGACAACTCTGCCCCTCTGGTCATCTCTCCGATTAGGACCAGTCTGGTGGACTGA
- the cfap97 gene encoding cilia- and flagella-associated protein 97: MYSPKELEGEVDHSFFDSDCEEHGKERGDNAAVSGRNTEVRAQVEVVVSREGNCLSNEAQSKEAKGDCSVEEDRSRPSSTSSLLSFEEQSEADDELDKNRSTHVQITTKIPSGLSAEENGKDNDEDDDEDGYKRSDEDTEEEPDQKPPKSKVANHCLPKKSSGKFRSGKHSPGSSSKSDSSYTSPEDSSASESSPQRKRACSPPYRAKLGALARREKLRLPPEESEDTVTDVTPLSTPDISPVQSFELALRKEGERERVIVRQQNVLGGLAADDVGSVSEAFLSVSQQLERELVLETSGRRPRKNFSFSNDEVARIDRENQRLLRELTRRSPRSPRPRSTPLKKPSSPPVRMCHSALNRQREQLRIERENVAFLKRLESAKPTPGMKRAEQLSDYQRQARYLGATSPSKLERTGSSRSSAGKSSRVSSASSLHRARPASSVSTAVSKASRTAWP; this comes from the exons atgtatagtCCTAAAGAGCTTGAAGGAGAAGTGGATCATTCTTTCTTTGACAGTGATTGTGAAGAACATGGCAAAGAGAGGGGCGATAACGCCGCTGTCAGTGGTAGGAACACTGAAGTCCGGGCGCAGGTGGAGGTTGTAGTGTCGAGAGAGGGAAACTGTCTGTCAAATGAAGCTCAGTCAAAAGAAGCCAAGGGCGACTGCTCTGTGGAGGAGGACCGTAGTCGACCGTCCAGCACTTCTTCCCTGCTTTCTTTTGAAGAACAATCGGAAGCAGACGATGAGTTGGACAAGAATCGCAGCACCCATGTTCAGATCACAACCAAAATTCCCTCCGGCCTTTCGGCTGAGGAGAACGGGAAGGACAACGATGAGGATGATGACGAAGATGGATACAAAAGGAGCGACGAAGACACAGAAGAGGAGCCGGATCAGAAACCACCAAAGAGTAAAGTTGCAAACCACTGCCTACCGAAGAAGTCCAGCGGGAAGTTTAGGAGCGGAAAGCACAGCCCCGGCTCCTCGTCTAAATCCGACAGTTCTTACACCAGCCCGGAGGACAGCTCCGCCTCAGAGTCCTCTCCCCAGAGAAAGCGTGCCTGCTCACCTCCGTACCGAGCCAAACTGGGCGCGCTCGCCCGGAGAGAGAAGCTCAGACTCCCTCCAGAGGAGTCGGAGGACACGGTGACAGATGTGACCCCGCTGTCGACCCCGGACATAAGCCCCGTCCAGTCCTTCGAGCTGGCATTGAGAAAGGAGGGCGAGAGGGAACGAGTGATTGTCAGACAGCAGAATGTTCTTGGCGGACTTGCTGCGGACGACGTGGGCTCTGTTTCAGAAG CTTTTCTGAGCGTCAGCCAGCAGCTGGAGCGGGAGCTGGTGCTAGAGACTTCCGGAAGGAGGCCCCGGAAGAACTTCTCCTTCAGCAACGACGAGGTGGCGCGCATTGACCGGGAGAACCAGCGCCTCCTGCGGGAGCTGACCCGGCGCAGCCCCCGAAGCCCCCGGCCCCGGAGCACGCCCCTGAAGAAGCCCAGCAGCCCGCCGGTGCGGATGTGCCACAGCGCCCTCAACAGGCAGCGCGAGCAGCTGCGCATCGAGCGCGAGAACGTG GCCTTCCTGAAGAGGCTGGAATCTGCCAAGCCGACCCCAGGCATGAAGAGGGCAGAGCAGCTGTCAGACTACCAGCGCCAGGCCCGGTACCTGGGAGCCACCTCCCCTTCCAAACTGGAGCGCACTGGGTCCAGCAGGAGCTCAGCAG GGAAGAGCAGCAGGGTTTCCAGTGCCTCCAGTCTGCACAGAGCTAGACCAGCATCCAGCGTGTCCACTGCTGTTTCCAAGGCTAGCAGGACCGCCtggccctga